In Streptomyces sp. NBC_01717, one DNA window encodes the following:
- a CDS encoding tautomerase family protein, producing the protein MPVFNAHLPANRFSPEQKRALADALNQSLVQGLGIPEGDRFIVISEHRDSELFLDPTFMGMERSSDAMIITVLLGAHRPLDDKRAVSAAINRLVVEALGVSPDDIFIALIPVPNENFSFGRGELQLAEGAPRW; encoded by the coding sequence GTGCCTGTTTTCAACGCCCACCTCCCGGCCAACCGCTTCTCGCCGGAACAGAAGCGCGCACTGGCCGATGCGCTCAACCAGTCACTGGTACAGGGACTCGGAATCCCCGAGGGCGACCGCTTCATCGTGATCAGTGAACACCGCGACAGCGAACTGTTCCTGGACCCGACTTTCATGGGCATGGAGCGCAGCAGCGATGCCATGATCATCACGGTTCTCCTCGGGGCTCACCGTCCCCTGGACGACAAGCGGGCCGTGTCGGCGGCCATCAACAGGCTGGTGGTCGAGGCGCTCGGCGTCTCGCCCGACGACATCTTCATCGCGTTGATTCCGGTCCCGAACGAGAACTTCTCCTTCGGCAGAGGCGAACTACAGCTCGCCGAAGGGGCTCCTCGCTGGTGA
- a CDS encoding ArsR/SmtB family transcription factor: protein MSVDTFSVLSEPTRRRILDRLLQAESSVNELVEALDVSQPTVSKQLKVLREAGFVTCRTEAQRRIYRIHAGPFQAFDDWLQPYRALWDRHLDALERHLDNLEQS, encoded by the coding sequence GTGTCCGTCGATACCTTCTCCGTGCTCTCCGAACCGACCCGGCGCCGGATTCTCGACCGGCTCCTACAGGCCGAGAGCAGCGTGAACGAACTGGTGGAGGCGCTCGACGTCAGCCAGCCCACGGTGTCCAAGCAGCTGAAGGTGCTCAGGGAAGCCGGTTTCGTCACCTGCCGCACGGAGGCTCAGCGGCGGATCTACCGCATCCACGCAGGTCCCTTCCAGGCATTCGACGACTGGCTTCAGCCGTATCGCGCCCTGTGGGACCGGCATCTCGACGCTCTCGAGCGCCACCTCGACAACCTGGAGCAGTCATGA
- a CDS encoding SRPBCC family protein, with protein sequence MTPDAYHPSPLAQVECAATEDRWTLVFTRELRHPTEKVWAALTEPEQLAAWAPYTADRNLSEAGDATITMIDDEKPQDMTAQVVRAEPPTLLEYTLGTDLLRWELAATDTGSRLTLRHTVQDRDWIPKVAAGWHLCLDVAEKLLDGHPIPPIRGAAAVDFGWSELNDQYAQKFGIPNTGLPEHVEDADEPTC encoded by the coding sequence ATGACCCCCGACGCCTACCACCCGAGCCCGCTGGCCCAGGTCGAGTGCGCGGCAACGGAAGACCGCTGGACGCTGGTCTTCACCCGCGAACTGCGTCACCCGACCGAGAAGGTGTGGGCCGCGCTGACCGAGCCCGAACAACTCGCCGCGTGGGCGCCCTACACCGCTGACCGCAACCTCTCCGAGGCAGGCGACGCCACGATCACGATGATCGACGACGAGAAGCCCCAGGACATGACGGCCCAGGTCGTACGCGCCGAACCACCGACGCTGCTGGAGTACACCCTCGGCACCGACCTGCTGCGCTGGGAACTGGCGGCCACCGACACAGGTTCGCGGCTGACACTCCGGCACACTGTCCAGGACCGCGACTGGATCCCGAAGGTCGCGGCTGGCTGGCACCTCTGCCTCGACGTGGCCGAGAAGCTGCTCGACGGGCATCCGATCCCGCCGATCCGAGGCGCCGCGGCGGTCGACTTCGGCTGGTCCGAACTCAACGACCAGTACGCGCAGAAGTTCGGCATCCCGAACACCGGCCTGCCCGAGCACGTGGAGGATGCGGACGAGCCGACCTGCTGA
- a CDS encoding ATP-binding protein produces the protein MARKLEAVARKDLAAVVYNETLPVVDKARADSVVFLVNSLAPPKKSELASDHRVERLEIEKVLGRSLMYLIAAVARETVMRHKDEFDAAVFDPELLDLVTAGLSPLDLPEEEKLAGAGECLYRDRAGRIGLMKALIPMGPVVMRVIHTTPSDYRTAA, from the coding sequence TTGGCTCGCAAGCTCGAGGCGGTGGCGCGCAAGGACCTCGCCGCCGTCGTCTACAACGAGACGCTGCCGGTCGTGGACAAGGCCCGCGCCGACAGCGTCGTCTTCCTTGTCAACTCCCTGGCACCACCGAAGAAGAGCGAGCTCGCCTCCGACCACCGCGTCGAGCGCCTGGAGATCGAGAAGGTCCTGGGCCGCTCGCTGATGTACCTGATCGCCGCTGTGGCGCGCGAGACCGTCATGCGGCACAAGGATGAGTTCGACGCCGCCGTCTTCGACCCCGAACTGCTGGACCTGGTCACCGCCGGCCTGTCGCCGCTGGACCTGCCCGAGGAAGAAAAGCTTGCCGGGGCGGGGGAGTGCCTGTACCGGGACCGGGCCGGGCGGATCGGACTGATGAAGGCGCTGATCCCGATGGGCCCGGTCGTCATGCGTGTAATCCACACCACACCCAGCGACTACCGGACCGCAGCATGA
- a CDS encoding tyrosine-type recombinase/integrase has translation MNSHCAWLYFRFRCRSASALIAGNSSHFHRSTAAGSHRLYALWLLLICTGLRRGEALGLTLSDIDLETGEFRVRRNVQRIKRELLFGTPRR, from the coding sequence GTGAATTCCCACTGTGCGTGGCTGTACTTCCGGTTCCGTTGTCGTTCCGCCTCGGCCTTGATCGCGGGGAACTCCTCGCACTTCCATCGCTCGACCGCGGCCGGGTCCCACCGCCTTTACGCCTTGTGGCTGCTGCTGATCTGCACGGGCCTGCGACGCGGGGAAGCTCTCGGGCTCACCTTGTCGGACATCGACCTGGAGACGGGGGAATTTCGGGTACGCCGCAATGTCCAGCGGATCAAGCGGGAGCTGCTGTTCGGCACCCCCAGACGCTGA
- a CDS encoding alpha/beta fold hydrolase, with protein sequence MRRSVLTTLAATLGAAAVVTPMATAAPGQQSAEPRPTVVLVHGAWADSAGWDGVVKRLQADGYKVTAPANPLRGLAGDSAYLAAHLKTIPGPVVLVGHSYGGAVVTNAATMSSNVKALVYVAGFALDKGESGNEMFAKFPGSHLTDDPAAPVPTALNAVPFPQADGTTGVDLYIKPDKFRDVFLSNRLTAPAAASLAATQRPISAQAAGDLSGTPAWKTIPSWYLVPSKDHVIPPAAERYMAERAHSHTIEIDAPHAVHVSNPGVVTGLVERAASQVG encoded by the coding sequence TTGCGCCGCTCTGTTCTCACCACCCTGGCCGCCACACTCGGCGCAGCCGCGGTGGTCACCCCCATGGCCACCGCAGCCCCCGGGCAGCAGTCGGCCGAGCCCCGGCCGACCGTCGTCCTGGTTCACGGCGCCTGGGCGGACTCCGCCGGTTGGGACGGTGTAGTCAAGCGCCTGCAGGCGGACGGCTACAAGGTGACCGCCCCGGCCAACCCGCTGCGCGGCCTGGCCGGCGACTCCGCCTACCTCGCCGCCCATCTCAAGACCATCCCCGGCCCGGTCGTCCTGGTCGGCCACTCGTACGGTGGCGCAGTGGTCACCAACGCGGCCACCATGAGCTCCAACGTCAAGGCCCTTGTCTACGTCGCCGGCTTCGCCCTCGACAAGGGCGAGAGCGGCAACGAGATGTTTGCCAAGTTCCCGGGATCGCACCTCACCGACGACCCGGCCGCGCCGGTGCCCACCGCGCTCAACGCTGTTCCCTTCCCCCAGGCCGACGGCACGACGGGGGTGGACCTCTACATCAAGCCCGACAAGTTCCGCGACGTCTTCCTCAGCAACCGCCTGACGGCCCCCGCTGCCGCCTCCCTGGCTGCGACCCAGCGCCCGATCAGTGCCCAGGCGGCCGGGGACCTCTCGGGCACCCCGGCTTGGAAGACCATTCCCTCCTGGTACCTGGTCCCCAGTAAGGACCACGTCATCCCGCCGGCGGCCGAGCGTTACATGGCCGAGCGCGCGCACTCCCACACCATCGAGATCGACGCTCCGCACGCGGTCCATGTCAGCAACCCGGGCGTCGTCACCGGGCTCGTCGAGCGAGCCGCCTCCCAGGTCGGCTGA
- a CDS encoding TetR/AcrR family transcriptional regulator: MTPPPARATRTDALSNRARILTVAGEAFAASSGASMTAIAKQAGVGVGTLYRHFPTREALIVELYHQEIQKVIDLAHTLAAELPPLDALRRWFEEVARYGKLKYGVSEVIHAATNGGLDDKNYEPFLSAIAALLDAGTATGDLKPDTDPQDVLLQLSILWRIPPGEDGEARAARILDLILDGLRTRPAKS; encoded by the coding sequence ATGACCCCACCTCCCGCCCGCGCCACCCGCACCGACGCACTGAGCAACCGGGCCCGCATCCTCACTGTCGCCGGTGAAGCCTTCGCCGCGTCCTCGGGTGCCTCCATGACGGCCATCGCCAAGCAGGCCGGAGTCGGAGTGGGGACGCTGTACCGGCACTTCCCCACCCGCGAGGCACTGATCGTGGAGCTCTACCACCAAGAGATCCAGAAGGTCATCGACCTCGCCCACACCCTCGCAGCCGAGCTGCCCCCGCTCGACGCGCTGCGCCGCTGGTTCGAGGAAGTCGCCCGATACGGGAAACTCAAGTACGGCGTCTCCGAGGTCATCCATGCGGCGACCAACGGCGGACTCGACGACAAGAACTACGAACCCTTCCTGAGCGCCATCGCCGCCCTCCTCGACGCCGGCACCGCGACCGGCGACCTCAAACCGGACACCGACCCGCAGGACGTACTCCTCCAGCTCAGCATCCTGTGGCGTATCCCGCCGGGCGAGGACGGGGAGGCCCGCGCCGCCCGCATCCTGGACCTCATCCTCGACGGACTGCGCACCCGGCCCGCCAAGTCCTGA
- a CDS encoding NAD-dependent epimerase/dehydratase family protein — MPETVLVTGGSGYVAGWCVVELLQRGYRVRTTVRSRSKEQAVSEAVATRLDAGGRLEFAVADLTADEGWHAAVKGVDHVLHVASPLGGAVADDSEAMIAPARDGALRVLRAATAAGVRRVVMTSAANTASPSSYTEEGVTDEALWTDPDDPTLIPYRRSKTLAERAAWDFMATSGGPTELTTILPGAVFGPILATSTIGSVGIVQRMLSGAMRGVPRIGLEIVDVRDLADIHIRAMTSPLAAGERFLATGEFTWMLDMARALREELGRDAARVSSRQIPDLAVRLAARFRDPSLRDITPALGRRNRHSTAKAHRILGWRPRPARETVIDCGRSLLAHGAV; from the coding sequence ATGCCGGAAACGGTTCTGGTCACCGGAGGCAGCGGCTATGTCGCCGGCTGGTGCGTCGTCGAGTTGCTGCAGCGCGGCTACCGCGTGCGCACCACTGTGCGCAGCCGCAGCAAGGAGCAGGCGGTGAGCGAAGCTGTCGCCACCCGGCTGGACGCGGGCGGCCGACTGGAGTTCGCGGTCGCCGACCTCACCGCGGACGAGGGCTGGCACGCGGCGGTGAAGGGCGTCGATCACGTCCTGCACGTCGCCTCCCCCTTGGGCGGCGCTGTCGCCGATGACTCGGAGGCCATGATCGCCCCCGCGCGCGACGGGGCCTTGCGCGTACTGCGCGCCGCCACCGCGGCCGGGGTGCGGCGCGTGGTGATGACGTCCGCGGCGAACACCGCCAGCCCCTCCTCCTACACCGAGGAAGGCGTCACCGACGAGGCCCTGTGGACCGACCCCGACGACCCGACACTGATCCCCTATCGCCGCTCCAAGACACTCGCCGAGCGCGCCGCCTGGGACTTCATGGCCACCTCCGGCGGCCCCACCGAGCTCACCACGATCCTGCCCGGCGCCGTCTTCGGACCGATCCTGGCCACCAGTACCATCGGCTCGGTCGGCATCGTCCAGCGGATGCTCTCCGGCGCCATGCGGGGCGTGCCGCGCATCGGCCTGGAGATCGTTGACGTGCGTGACCTCGCCGACATCCACATCCGCGCCATGACTTCACCCCTGGCCGCAGGCGAACGCTTCCTCGCCACCGGCGAATTCACCTGGATGCTGGACATGGCCCGCGCCCTGCGCGAAGAACTGGGCCGGGACGCCGCCCGGGTCTCCAGCCGCCAGATCCCCGACCTCGCCGTCCGCCTCGCTGCCCGCTTCCGCGACCCGTCACTGCGTGACATCACCCCGGCCCTGGGACGCCGTAACCGCCACAGCACCGCCAAGGCGCACCGCATCCTGGGATGGCGGCCGCGCCCGGCCCGCGAGACAGTCATCGACTGCGGCCGCAGCCTGCTGGCCCACGGCGCCGTGTGA
- a CDS encoding Imm49 family immunity protein, giving the protein MGGAAISAAREDFANRIGGQVRSMSKAGRMTTYEWQSIADEFLEYLGALSVETPTLDTSEAKAALKDATEAAAGAVSFAAYHPHCTFQVFLDYVNFGISYDPRDEDDAEESVTPAAWIDAFCLTILTDKAKWHGEAFHFAREKFAEKAQGSPAGELATGFMAQVLDDTGEDQDYPPSGQAKLAAIDAALARIRNRAEETGESLLDRPESVALRTLRAVAAEDREVFDSGLTALLLAHATVQGPTASPSSLLPLLPLGLVALAYRTLGWSPALHTDYLPHALVTGFETRGPRVAGFGRDRRPDAVAALAAGLLVVERPACDRAVNAESEALFDQYTREAFTPPEGEPLVVGRLGSAMRYQELLFKWRAGNSADVTDTQLANLRLASQLGAALFRVALAEPGTEAEVTIDGQSLRYPAGRGEAAGAGNWANATAFALITGVREDLAPLVVTGPAVAGKDGSAYAAYREALHVHLRGVDPEPAAERALREAEKAKEWGFFAAPAVLLSQLVEGDEESFNLALADALEAHRDHYQVADRADDPDATIDLDVLALACHAHRRGWDIRVESPYLPQRLLKAAEHI; this is encoded by the coding sequence GTGGGTGGGGCCGCCATTTCGGCGGCGCGCGAGGACTTCGCGAACCGGATAGGGGGACAGGTCCGGTCCATGTCGAAGGCCGGCCGGATGACCACCTACGAATGGCAGTCGATCGCCGACGAGTTCCTCGAATATTTGGGCGCCCTCTCCGTCGAGACGCCCACCCTCGATACCTCTGAGGCCAAGGCCGCTCTCAAGGACGCCACCGAGGCCGCGGCCGGCGCCGTCTCCTTCGCGGCGTACCACCCTCACTGCACCTTCCAGGTCTTCCTCGACTACGTGAACTTCGGCATCAGCTATGACCCCCGAGATGAGGACGACGCCGAAGAGAGCGTCACCCCTGCTGCGTGGATCGACGCGTTCTGCCTCACGATCCTCACGGACAAGGCCAAGTGGCACGGTGAGGCCTTCCACTTCGCGCGCGAGAAGTTCGCTGAGAAGGCACAGGGAAGCCCCGCCGGTGAGCTCGCCACGGGCTTCATGGCCCAGGTCCTCGACGACACCGGAGAGGACCAGGACTACCCGCCGAGTGGACAGGCGAAGCTCGCCGCCATCGACGCCGCGCTGGCCCGTATCCGCAACCGGGCTGAGGAGACCGGCGAAAGCCTCCTCGACCGGCCGGAGAGCGTGGCTCTGAGGACCTTGCGCGCCGTGGCCGCCGAGGACCGGGAGGTCTTCGACTCCGGGCTGACCGCCCTTCTGCTCGCGCACGCCACCGTGCAGGGCCCTACGGCCTCGCCGAGCAGTCTCCTCCCGCTCCTGCCGCTGGGCCTGGTCGCGCTCGCGTACCGGACCCTGGGCTGGTCGCCGGCCCTCCACACCGACTACCTCCCGCACGCCCTGGTCACCGGCTTCGAGACCCGCGGTCCGAGGGTCGCGGGTTTCGGCCGAGACCGGCGCCCTGACGCGGTTGCCGCGCTGGCCGCAGGACTGCTGGTGGTCGAGCGGCCGGCATGCGACCGGGCCGTGAACGCGGAGAGCGAGGCCCTGTTCGACCAGTACACCCGGGAGGCCTTCACCCCTCCGGAGGGAGAACCCCTTGTCGTAGGGCGGCTCGGGAGCGCCATGCGATACCAGGAGCTCCTCTTCAAGTGGCGCGCCGGGAACTCCGCCGATGTCACGGACACCCAGCTCGCGAACCTGCGGCTGGCCTCCCAGCTCGGGGCGGCCCTGTTCCGCGTCGCCTTGGCTGAGCCGGGCACCGAGGCCGAGGTGACCATCGACGGTCAGAGTCTGCGCTACCCGGCTGGGCGGGGCGAGGCGGCAGGCGCCGGCAACTGGGCGAACGCCACCGCCTTCGCCTTGATCACCGGTGTACGCGAGGACCTCGCCCCTCTGGTCGTTACCGGCCCCGCGGTTGCCGGCAAGGACGGCTCCGCCTACGCCGCGTACCGGGAGGCCCTCCACGTCCATCTGAGGGGAGTGGATCCCGAGCCGGCGGCGGAGCGGGCTCTGCGGGAGGCCGAGAAGGCCAAGGAATGGGGCTTCTTCGCGGCACCGGCCGTACTGCTGTCGCAGCTCGTGGAGGGCGATGAGGAGAGCTTCAACCTGGCTCTGGCCGATGCCCTCGAAGCTCACCGCGATCACTACCAGGTTGCTGAC